The genomic interval TAATCTTTATCCATTACAGGATAAGGTTATGGAATTAATGGGAGGGCTTTCAAACGAGTTTTATCTGACCGGTGGCACGGCACTCAGTCGTTATTATCTCAATCACAGATATTCTGATGACCTGGATTTTTTTACAAATAGAGATGAAGATTTCAGACAAAATTCTGATGCATTTATTAACCTGATTTTGAAGAATTTTAAAAATGTCAAAATTGAATTGGCAAGTACAGATTTTGTTAGATTTATAATTATTGAGCAAAATACAGAGCTAAAAATCGAATTGATTAATGACGTGGCTTACCATTATAATGGTTTACATCAATATAAATGCAAAGTGGATAATTGGCAGAACATTCTTTCCAATAAAATTTCAGCAATTGCAAGAAATTCTTCAAAGGACTTTGCAGATATCTTATTTATATCAAAAAAATATAATTTCAATTGGATTGATATTTTTGAACAAGCAAAAGAAAAAGATACTTGGGTCAATGAGATAGAAATAGCTTGTTTAATTGATGAATTTCATACTAATAGATTAAAAGACATTAAATGGGTTGAAGAAAATTTAAATTTTAATGAGTTTGATATGTGCTTTAAAGTAATAGCTAAAGATATT from Ignavibacteriota bacterium carries:
- a CDS encoding nucleotidyl transferase AbiEii/AbiGii toxin family protein; the protein is MQKEYYQNNLYPLQDKVMELMGGLSNEFYLTGGTALSRYYLNHRYSDDLDFFTNRDEDFRQNSDAFINLILKNFKNVKIELASTDFVRFIIIEQNTELKIELINDVAYHYNGLHQYKCKVDNWQNILSNKISAIARNSSKDFADILFISKKYNFNWIDIFEQAKEKDTWVNEIEIACLIDEFHTNRLKDIKWVEENLNFNEFDMCFKVIAKDILKGIDNSLFIKHPIS